The following are encoded together in the Thermothelomyces thermophilus ATCC 42464 chromosome 3, complete sequence genome:
- a CDS encoding uncharacterized protein (Contains conserved domain: pfam10394, Hat1_N, Histone acetyl transferase HAT1 N-terminus) — protein sequence MSSDEAWSTSSNDALLLSLVTPSATGVKTIGHSFHPKFTYSLFGDNEEIFGYKDLEINLRYNASDMRPNLSVTYSKKFPGVGDTEATDINGVLREILPDVAFQSKKDFETAVNGLRKDWTPPGKLITTFRSHGNTFEVWKGTLADPAVKQVARRIQILAPLFIEGGTAINVDDSDADRWTVFFLYQKKATPSDASGNPYVFAGYSTVYRFFHFRPLTPPVTPSESEVEKAMLAQDFDLSQLPCRSRISQFIILPPFQGKGLGSRLYSCVFKEYIQHPQTVEITVEDPNEAFDDLRDIANLHYLRQLPEFQALRINTDVAIPKVGAAPNNIVDQAAYDAVRAKAKMAPRQFARVLEMHLMSQLPEPVRPGISPEKQAAKATKEQEHEYRLWRLILKKRIYKHNKDALGELEIPERIAKLEETVSSVEFDYARLLIKAEEQLKNMAEDERKDEAAAAAAAAAAAAGPNGSPANGKRKAADDTQEQASKKARVEDE from the exons ATGTCCTCCGACGAGGCTT GGTCAACGTCGTCCAACGACGCGCTCCTCCTGTCCCTCGTGACGCCTTCTGCGACAGGCGTCAAAACCATCGGCCACAGCTTTCACCCGAAATTCACATATTCGCTCTTTGGCGACAACGAGGAGATTTTCGGCTATAAAGATCTCGAAATCAATCTCCGGTACAATGCGAGTGATATGCGACCTAACCTGTCCGTCACATACAGCAAGAAATTCCCCGGCGTGGGGGATACGGAGGCGACCGACATCAATGGTGTCTTGCGCGAGATCCTTCCCGACGTCGCCTTTCAGAGTAAAAAGGATTTCGAAACTGCGGTCAACGGCCTCCGGAAAGACTGGACTCCTCCCGGCAAGCTTATTACCACGTTCCGCTCCCATGGCAACACGTTCGAGGTTTGGAAGGGGACTCTGGCCGACCCCGCCGTGAAACAGGTTGCTAGGCGCATCCAGATACTCGCACCTCTCTTCATTGAAGGCGGTACTGCCATCAACGTGGACGATTCCGATGCCGACCGGTGGACGGTTTTCTTCCTGTACCAGAAAAAGGCTACCCCCAGCGATGCCAGCGGAAACCCTTATGTTTTCGCCGGCTACTCCACGGTCTACCGCTTCTTCCACTTTCGGCCACTTACACCCCCGGTCACTCCGTCAGAGAGCGAGGTGGAAAAGGCAATGCTCGCCCAGGACTTTGACCTGTCTCAACTTCCCTGCCGTAGCAGGATCTCCCAGTTCATCATTCTCCCGCCCTTCCAAGGCAAGGGGCTAGGTTCCAGGCTATACAGCTGTGTCTTCAAGGAATACATCCAGCACCCGCAGACAGTTGAGATCACGGTCGAGGACCCCAACGAGGCGTTCGACGACCTGCGCGACATCGCGAACCTGCACTACCTGCGCCAGCTGCCCGAGTTCCAGGCGCTGCGCATCAACACGGACGTCGCCATCCCCAAAGTGGGTGCCGCGCCAAACAACATTGTCGACCAGGCCGCGTACGACGCGGTGCGCGCCAAGGCCAAGATGGCGCCCCGCCAGTTCGCGCGCGTCCTGGAGATGCACCTCATGTCGCAGCTGCCCGAGCCCGTTCGGCCCGGCATCTCCCCGGAGAAGCAGGCGGCCAAGGCGACAAAGGAGCAGGAGCATGAATACCGCCTCTGGAGGCTGATTCTCAAGAAGAGGATATACAAGCACAACAAGGACGCCCTGGGCGAGCTGGAGATCCCCGAGCGCATCGCCAAGCTTGAGGAGACGGTGTCGAGCGTTGAGTTCGACTATGCGCGGCTCCTGATCAAGGCCGAGGAGCAGCTGAAGAACATGGCCGAGGACGAGCGGAAGGAtgaggctgctgctgctgctgctgctgctgctgctgctgctgggccTAATGGGTCACCAGCGAATGGAAAGCGCAAGGCGGCTGACGACACGCAGGAGCAGGCTAGCAAGAAGGCAAGGGTCGAGGATGAATGA